From one Micromonospora siamensis genomic stretch:
- a CDS encoding MFS transporter, translating into MSSPKIQDSVPGPPDPGVVQQAPKVPLSRNRNYLLLLTGQTISELGSAASAVAFPLLALAITGSSVQAGVVGFANMAARLLCGLPSGAIVDRFDRRKVMLTSEFFRALSMSVLAVALLFGQAGFVLILVCAAAEGIFGALFAPAEEAALPQIVPAEQYQTALAGLAGRAYLGITIGPAIGGFLFGLQRMLPFVVDAISYTFSFVLLLFVRLKPGAPRVEPSNVMNETMRGLRWVFGEARIRVTFLCAVGLNLVFNTVLFVVIIVSNDRGVGAGEIGLMVAMIGVGGLSGALVAPALTTRLRPYALVIGLAWLCTFLVPVLLVAPAGIGFGVVLAAMAFLTPAATTSIQGVQMALTPDGMRGRMSAASQLSGGVSGSLGPLIGGFLVGFGSANGAIIICAAALLVLAVLTSASGTLRKLRAQDVVERLSETVE; encoded by the coding sequence ATGAGCTCACCCAAGATCCAGGATTCCGTTCCTGGTCCTCCCGATCCCGGGGTGGTGCAGCAGGCGCCGAAGGTGCCGCTGTCCCGCAACCGCAACTATCTTCTGCTGCTGACCGGTCAGACCATCTCGGAGCTCGGCTCCGCAGCCTCCGCCGTCGCGTTCCCCCTGTTGGCGCTGGCGATCACCGGCTCGTCGGTGCAGGCCGGTGTCGTGGGCTTCGCCAACATGGCGGCCCGGCTCCTGTGCGGGCTGCCCAGCGGCGCGATCGTCGATCGTTTCGACCGCCGCAAGGTGATGCTCACGAGCGAATTCTTCCGCGCGCTCAGCATGAGCGTGCTCGCCGTCGCGCTGCTGTTCGGCCAGGCGGGCTTCGTGCTGATCCTCGTCTGCGCGGCTGCCGAGGGAATCTTCGGCGCGCTGTTCGCGCCAGCCGAGGAGGCGGCATTGCCGCAGATCGTGCCCGCGGAGCAGTATCAGACGGCACTCGCCGGTCTCGCCGGTCGAGCGTACCTGGGCATCACCATCGGTCCGGCCATCGGCGGCTTCCTGTTCGGGCTGCAAAGGATGCTGCCGTTCGTCGTGGACGCCATCTCCTACACCTTCTCGTTCGTCCTGCTGCTCTTCGTGCGGCTCAAGCCCGGCGCTCCCCGCGTCGAGCCGTCCAACGTCATGAACGAGACCATGCGCGGGCTGCGTTGGGTCTTCGGTGAGGCGCGCATCCGAGTCACCTTCCTCTGCGCGGTAGGGCTGAATCTCGTCTTCAACACGGTGTTGTTCGTGGTGATCATCGTGTCGAACGACCGGGGCGTCGGCGCCGGTGAGATCGGCCTGATGGTCGCGATGATCGGGGTCGGCGGGCTCTCCGGCGCGTTGGTGGCGCCGGCGCTGACGACGCGCTTGCGGCCGTACGCACTGGTCATCGGCCTGGCCTGGCTCTGCACTTTCCTGGTCCCCGTGCTGTTGGTGGCACCGGCCGGTATCGGCTTCGGCGTGGTGCTCGCCGCCATGGCATTCCTGACCCCCGCGGCGACCACGAGCATCCAGGGCGTGCAAATGGCCCTCACTCCGGACGGCATGCGTGGCCGGATGAGCGCCGCCTCCCAACTGTCCGGTGGAGTGTCCGGCTCCCTGGGGCCGCTGATCGGAGGCTTCCTGGTCGGCTTCGGCAGCGCCAATGGAGCGATCATCATCTGTGCGGCCGCGTTGCTGGTCCTCGCGGTGCTCACCTCCGCCAGCGGCACACTGCGGAAGCTACGCGCGCAGGACGTGGTGGAGCGGTTGTCCGAGACGGTGGAGTGA
- a CDS encoding sensor domain-containing protein — MDAHDTLLHRPEGLASRLRYDRSAFGDAVYGITDIFIVTFGLAFVLALFATGLILAVTVVGLVFLGLALAGARRLANWEGARTRALLRRPAGVLEGPERRPGLMGSIRSEIGHRSGWRAFGWLLVKLPMAMLTSAVTLLFWGGGVAELTYPLWFPLTGSVVGADGEARPGGQVWGGLALDSWPSAFAAALVGVLLLLAAPRATRAVVALNARLTGALLGHPPAER, encoded by the coding sequence ATGGATGCACATGACACCCTGCTGCACCGGCCGGAGGGCCTTGCGTCCCGGCTCCGATACGACCGCAGCGCCTTCGGTGACGCCGTCTACGGCATCACGGACATCTTCATCGTCACGTTCGGCCTGGCGTTCGTCCTGGCACTCTTCGCGACCGGGCTCATCCTCGCGGTGACAGTGGTGGGCCTGGTCTTCCTTGGCCTGGCACTCGCCGGCGCACGGCGGCTGGCGAACTGGGAAGGCGCGCGTACGCGCGCGCTGCTCCGCCGTCCGGCGGGCGTGCTGGAGGGCCCGGAGCGTCGTCCCGGGCTGATGGGCTCCATCCGGTCGGAGATCGGCCATCGGTCAGGCTGGCGTGCCTTCGGCTGGCTGCTGGTCAAGCTGCCGATGGCGATGCTCACCAGCGCCGTCACCCTGCTGTTCTGGGGAGGCGGCGTGGCCGAGCTGACATATCCACTGTGGTTCCCGTTGACCGGCTCGGTGGTCGGCGCCGACGGCGAGGCCCGTCCGGGTGGTCAGGTCTGGGGCGGTCTCGCCCTCGACAGCTGGCCGTCGGCGTTCGCGGCCGCGCTGGTCGGAGTGCTGCTGCTGCTGGCGGCCCCACGCGCGACCCGCGCGGTCGTCGCACTGAACGCCCGGCTCACCGGCGCCCTGCTCGGCCATCCCCCAGCGGAGCGGTGA
- a CDS encoding Fe(II)-2OG oxygenase family protein has protein sequence MERIELTTDESRTVAELVHRVHEEYDGWDAHELVGRCEVEAEALPQRLRRFLVTVRSHEAELAVVSGLPLSGDLAPTPSGWDAAAKTGAGTVEEVLLLICSAALAQPFGWSSQQDGRMVHDVCPSRGMEKSLTSASSSVPLSLHTEDVFHDCRADYVALFCLRNPHDVATELTRISRVDVPPELRVVLSEDRFRFYPDDSHLGKVLIVEEDRGALAKRQFTTGSVLFGPAERPYLRFDVDFMAAEREGDRLAEEAITAMQELLASSVEKVVLKPGDLGFIDNHQGVHGRSPFTANFDGTDRWLKRVNLTRDIRRVYTVNRSRSRVLG, from the coding sequence GTGGAGAGAATTGAGCTGACCACCGACGAGAGCCGCACGGTCGCCGAGCTGGTGCACCGCGTGCACGAGGAGTACGACGGCTGGGACGCGCACGAGCTCGTCGGCCGATGCGAGGTGGAGGCGGAGGCGCTACCGCAGCGACTGCGGCGGTTCCTGGTCACGGTGCGTTCGCACGAGGCGGAGCTCGCCGTCGTCTCGGGGCTTCCGCTGAGCGGGGATCTCGCGCCCACCCCGTCCGGCTGGGACGCGGCCGCGAAGACGGGCGCCGGGACTGTGGAGGAGGTCCTGCTGCTGATCTGCTCAGCCGCCCTGGCCCAGCCGTTCGGCTGGAGCAGCCAGCAGGACGGCCGGATGGTGCACGACGTCTGCCCGTCGCGGGGCATGGAGAAGTCCCTCACCAGTGCGAGCAGTTCGGTGCCGCTGTCGCTGCACACCGAGGACGTCTTCCACGACTGCCGCGCGGATTACGTGGCCCTGTTCTGTCTGCGCAACCCACATGACGTCGCCACCGAGTTGACCCGGATCAGCCGGGTCGACGTACCGCCGGAGTTGCGGGTGGTGCTGTCCGAGGACCGGTTCCGGTTCTATCCCGACGACTCGCACCTCGGCAAGGTTCTGATCGTCGAGGAAGACCGGGGAGCGCTGGCGAAGCGGCAGTTCACCACGGGATCGGTGCTGTTCGGGCCGGCCGAGCGTCCGTATCTACGATTCGACGTGGACTTCATGGCCGCGGAGCGGGAGGGCGACCGGCTCGCCGAGGAGGCGATCACGGCGATGCAGGAGCTGCTCGCCTCCTCGGTCGAGAAGGTCGTCCTGAAGCCCGGTGATCTGGGCTTCATCGACAACCACCAGGGCGTCCACGGGCGCAGCCCGTTCACCGCCAACTTCGACGGCACCGACCGGTGGCTCAAGCGGGTCAACCTGACGCGGGACATCCGCCGGGTCTACACGGTCAACAGGTCACGCTCGCGCGTTCTGGGCTGA
- a CDS encoding alpha/beta fold hydrolase codes for MAMSGDHRQESRGTGTPLVLVAGTGSSGRVWHLHQVAALAAAGHRVTTFDNLGTPGRGVLRTYRMSELVDDTVHLLESLDTGPVRLVGFSLGARVVQELLLVRPELVSAAVLMGTRARADHWTLALAAADREFDAAQGTRTPRSAAIDRALRYLSPQTFRDERATRDWLEIFERAAGAGDPVIDQVDPADLAEDRTAAYRRIRTRCMVMAFGDDRITPAHLGREVADAVPASVYREVPGCGHYGYLERPKAVNSLILEFFGAHPSVSSTSPERDCRSPVAR; via the coding sequence ATGGCGATGAGCGGCGATCACCGGCAGGAGTCCCGCGGCACGGGGACCCCGTTGGTTCTCGTGGCCGGAACGGGCAGCAGCGGCCGGGTCTGGCACCTGCATCAGGTGGCGGCTCTGGCGGCGGCCGGGCACCGGGTCACGACCTTCGACAACCTCGGCACGCCAGGGCGGGGAGTCTTGAGGACGTACCGGATGAGCGAACTCGTCGACGACACGGTGCACCTGCTGGAGAGCCTGGACACCGGGCCGGTCCGGCTGGTCGGGTTCTCCCTGGGCGCCCGCGTGGTGCAGGAACTGCTGCTGGTCCGGCCGGAGTTGGTCAGCGCTGCGGTGCTCATGGGCACCCGTGCCCGGGCGGACCACTGGACCCTCGCCCTGGCCGCTGCCGACCGCGAGTTCGACGCAGCGCAAGGCACCCGGACGCCCCGGTCCGCCGCGATCGACCGGGCACTGAGGTATCTGTCACCACAGACCTTCCGGGACGAGCGCGCGACCCGCGACTGGCTCGAGATCTTCGAGCGGGCGGCCGGCGCCGGTGACCCGGTGATCGACCAGGTCGATCCCGCGGATCTGGCCGAGGACCGCACCGCCGCCTACCGGCGGATCCGCACCCGTTGCATGGTGATGGCCTTCGGCGACGACCGGATCACGCCGGCGCACCTTGGACGAGAGGTCGCCGACGCCGTTCCCGCGAGCGTCTACCGCGAGGTTCCCGGCTGCGGCCATTACGGGTATCTGGAGCGGCCGAAGGCCGTCAATTCCCTGATCCTCGAATTCTTCGGCGCTCATCCGAGTGTCTCTTCGACGTCTCCTGAAAGAGATTGCCGCTCTCCGGTCGCCCGCTGA
- a CDS encoding thioesterase II family protein, with translation MSAIPVFCFPPAGAGASFYHTWRGFSTTLDVLPVELPGREKRYDEPLPGDLRDLAAQLAGDLAEAASTAGRIVLFGHSFGSVLAYETALVLLAREPGLDLTLVVSGSPGPWTLRGRRIATLPDDEFVAGVREISGYHHPALDDPELRDLLLPTLRADVVMHEAYHSTHGDEPREPLPANILSIRGIEDEVVDEPAAREWARIAGRTFRLEQVPGGHMYLVDSWPGLLRLIQRRLPSVPVTA, from the coding sequence ATGTCCGCCATTCCTGTATTCTGTTTTCCACCGGCCGGCGCCGGTGCCTCCTTCTATCACACGTGGCGCGGCTTCTCGACGACGCTGGACGTCCTCCCGGTGGAGCTGCCGGGCCGGGAGAAGCGGTACGACGAGCCGCTGCCCGGCGATCTGCGCGATCTTGCCGCACAACTCGCGGGCGACCTCGCCGAGGCAGCCTCTACCGCCGGACGCATCGTCCTGTTCGGGCACAGCTTCGGCTCGGTGCTGGCGTACGAGACCGCGCTGGTGCTGCTCGCGCGTGAACCCGGGCTGGACCTGACCCTCGTGGTGAGTGGATCCCCGGGACCGTGGACGTTGCGTGGCCGGCGCATCGCCACGCTGCCCGACGACGAGTTCGTCGCCGGCGTCCGCGAGATCTCGGGCTATCACCACCCGGCCCTCGACGACCCCGAGCTCAGGGACCTGCTGCTGCCGACCCTGCGTGCCGACGTGGTCATGCACGAGGCGTACCACTCGACCCACGGCGACGAGCCGCGGGAGCCGCTGCCGGCGAACATCCTGTCGATCCGGGGCATCGAGGACGAGGTCGTCGACGAACCGGCCGCCCGCGAGTGGGCGCGGATCGCCGGGCGAACGTTCCGCCTGGAGCAGGTCCCGGGCGGTCACATGTACCTCGTCGACTCGTGGCCCGGCCTGCTGCGCCTCATCCAGCGGCGCCTCCCGTCCGTACCCGTGACGGCATGA
- a CDS encoding SDR family oxidoreductase yields the protein MSGSLAGRVAVITGAARGVGRATATAFAAEGADLVLVDIAADLPGVPYPLGTPSQLEHTAWLCRKAGVVAETAVADVRDLAAAERVVGEALARFGTVDVLVNNAGIAAPSGAVVHEVTEPEWSLMIDIDLGGAWRMIKALGASMVARRSGSIVNVASTAGLVGYRNFAGYVAAKHGLIGLTKAVALDYAPYGIRVNAVCPGSIRDDEVLEGRMLREIARCLEVETADHESTFVQLQPDNALVEAPAVAAAILWLASGRSHHTTGTVLTVDGAYTAR from the coding sequence ATGAGCGGCAGCCTGGCGGGGCGGGTCGCCGTCATCACGGGCGCGGCCCGCGGTGTCGGTCGCGCCACCGCGACGGCGTTCGCGGCTGAGGGCGCGGACCTCGTGCTCGTCGACATCGCGGCGGACCTGCCCGGAGTCCCGTACCCGCTGGGCACGCCGAGCCAGCTGGAGCACACGGCGTGGCTGTGCCGCAAGGCCGGCGTCGTGGCGGAGACCGCAGTGGCCGACGTCCGCGACCTGGCTGCCGCCGAGCGGGTGGTCGGGGAGGCCCTCGCCCGGTTCGGGACGGTCGACGTCCTGGTGAACAACGCGGGCATCGCGGCGCCGTCGGGGGCGGTCGTGCACGAGGTCACCGAGCCGGAGTGGTCCCTGATGATCGACATCGATCTCGGCGGCGCCTGGCGGATGATCAAGGCGCTCGGAGCGTCGATGGTCGCCCGGCGATCAGGCAGCATCGTCAACGTCGCCTCGACAGCCGGACTTGTCGGCTACCGCAACTTCGCCGGATACGTCGCCGCCAAGCACGGCCTGATCGGCCTGACCAAGGCCGTCGCGCTGGACTACGCGCCCTACGGGATCCGGGTCAACGCCGTCTGTCCGGGCTCGATCCGTGACGACGAGGTGCTCGAAGGCCGGATGCTGCGCGAGATCGCCCGCTGCCTGGAGGTCGAGACGGCCGACCACGAGAGCACATTCGTGCAGCTGCAACCGGACAACGCGCTGGTGGAGGCGCCCGCGGTGGCCGCCGCGATCCTGTGGCTCGCGTCCGGTCGATCCCACCACACGACCGGGACGGTGCTGACGGTCGACGGCGCATACACCGCCCGCTGA